One Emys orbicularis isolate rEmyOrb1 chromosome 20, rEmyOrb1.hap1, whole genome shotgun sequence genomic window, TCACTGTGACCCGccaggacacccccccccggcATGTCGCTGTGACCTCCCTGCCGGCATGGTGCTGTGACCCGCCAGGACACCACCCCCCGGCATGTCCCTGTGACCTCCCTGCCGGCATGGTGCTGTGACCTGCCaggacacccccccgccccctccggcaTGTCGCTGTGACCTCCCTGCCGGCATGGTGCTGTGACCcgccaggaccccccccccccctggcatGTCGCTGTGACCGGCCaggacacccccccgccccctccggcaTGTCGCTGTGACCTCCCTGCTGGCATGGTGCTGTGACCcgccaggaccccccccccccagcatgtcGCTGACACCTCCCTGCCGGCATGTCACTGTGACCCGccaggacaccccccccctccggcaTGTCGCTGTGACCTCCCTGCCGGCATGTCGCTGTGACCCGCCAGGACACCCCCCCCGGCATGTCGCTGTGACCTCCCTGCCGGCACGATGCTGTGACCTCCCTGCCGGCATGTCGCTGTGACCCgccaggacacccccccccccccgcatgtcgCTGTGACCCGCCAGGACATCCCCCCCGGCATGTCGCTGTGACCTCCCTGCCGGCATGTCGCTGTGACCCgccaggacacccccccccccccccgcatgtcgCTGTGACCCGCCAGGACATCCCCCCCCCGGCATGTCGCTGTGACCTCCCTGCCGGCATGGTGCTGTGACCGGCCAGGGGCTGCGCCTGGGGCTCAGGTCACagacgctcccccccccccccccccgccagtgtggacagactaccgAGGACATTGGGTTGCAGTGGCTGCCTGGCGCTGACTGGGGGAGGAGgattcacctggaccccccctcCCATGAATGGGGGACTGTGTCCAACCTGCTTTGACCCCCTTCCacgagagcccccccccccccggctccaggggGCTGACGGGgcctgggggcagaagggggggttTGATCCTACAGTCGTCTGTGTTCAGTTAATTCCTGTATTGAAGGGGgaaggagcccccccccccaggtggggaataaagaGACCAGCCGGCTCTGCCTGCCCCTCGTCTGCGTGTGTGGGGGGTAGATGGgattgtgctgctgtagcgccagtccctgccccaccccagggggGCTATGTTGCCGTGTCAGGGGCAGGGTCCCCGTCAAACCAGCCCCACTCTGGGGGCAGGTCCCCGTGTGTGAAATGGCTGAGCCAGGGATTGCAcctggctctgccccctgccgggctcgggggggggaggggatcaggcACAGGGCCCCCCTCGAATGTCAGTGGCTCTGACACCCAGCTGGATCCGGGGGCCGGGTCCTtcgtgggctgggggggggaggaggctccaggcccAGAGGAGGGGCCCTGGCTGGCTATGGGGGGCAGGAACCAGAggggtcagagctgggctcctcccacctcccccccgctcctgacctgcagcccctcgctagcccagcctggccccacagTGATGGTGGGTCCcagcaacccccccccgcccccggcacaCACACAAGGAGCCAGTGTGAAAAGGCAAAACTTTATAGGAATAAAGTGTTTGTGATATTTCCCCGCCCTGAGgactggagctggggggggaggtgccCCTGGTGCTGGGGGTGAATAAACAGGTTTACAAGAGGGATTCACCCTGGGGCTGctacccctcctcctcccacccacccccagagaacccaggcgtcctggcttccagccccctgctctggatTTCCCCCCCGTCTTTTGGATCCTAGAGAATTTGGGGGTCATAAGAATGAATATTCTCCCCGCCCCCAGCGAATGGTTTGGGCTGAGAGGGTCACCCTCAGCAGAGAATGGGCTAGTCCTCTCCTGGGCagacccccttcccctcaggAGGGAATGGTCAGGCCCATTAGtcctgctctctcccctccccccaccaggagGGAATGGAACAGTCCATAGTATCCCTGTTCCTCCGGGAAGGCTGTGGCTGTGCCAAGCGCCCTGTGAGCCCCCATGGCTCACCCCATGCAGGGGAAGCCGTGGGTCCGTGACCCCTCCCCAGGGGAGGCCGTGGGTCTGTGAGGCCCCGTGGCTCGGTCCGTGGCTCAGTCCGTGGCCCCGtggcccctccccagggcagcgGCTCGGCCCCGCGCTCAGTCGCAGGCCCCGGCGATCTCCTCGCTCTCCTCGTGGCTGTTTTGCAAGGTGCTCTTGCCGTGCAGCTCCTTGAGGTGGCGCCGCAGGCCCGGCTTGTGGGTGAAGTGCACGGCGCAGTAGTTGCAGCGGTGGGGTTTGCGGCCGCTGTGCAGGTTGAGGTGGTCCTGCAGCGTGGCGTTCTGCGTGAAGCACTTGCGGCACACGGGGCACTGGAAGGGCTTGAAGCCGGTGTGCACGCGCAGGTGCCGGGTCAGGTTGCTCTTCTGGGAGAAGACCTTGGCGCAGCGCAGGCACAGGAACAGCTTGTGCTCTCGCACGTGGCTCACGAAGCCGCCCAGCTGCGGGAACAGCCCGTCGCAACGTGGGCACCGGTAGGGCCGCTCCAGCTCCGGCGCCTTcctgcccgcccccagccccgccggcCTGTCCTTCCGGGCCGGCTCCAGGTGGCGCCGGCGCAGGGGGCAGCCCCGCCACGGCCCCCCCGGctggacggggggtggggggcaggggaaggggccccCCGGCGCCGCCTCGTCCTCGTAGCAGCCCTGCAGGTAGCGGCGGGTGATCTCCACGGCCGAgttgaggaggggcagggagatctCCGGGGACGAGGGGCTGCTGCGGGAGCGGCACGCCAGGAAATCCCCGGCCCCCTCCGCCCCGTCCTGCTGCCGcgcgggcagggggctgggggaggccccctcctcctcctccgccccctccctcacgCCTGGCGCCGCCTCGGCCTTGGGCACCAGGTAGCGGGAGACGGCCTGGGTGCAGCGCTCCACCACGTGGCCCATCTGCAGGAAGGAGGCGGCCGTCAGGTAGTTGACCAGCTCGGGCAGCGGCACCTCGAGGCTGCCGGTgtagcaggagagcagcagctggcgGCCGATCTCGGGGCTCTGCAGGAGCGAGACGGACACCTCGGGCGAGTCGCTGAGCAGGAACTGGTCCCGCAGGAAGGGCGAGCAGGCGGCGAAGACCACGCGGTGCCCCGGCACCCgcagctcgttcacctgcaccgTCACGTCGCAGAACCGCCGCTGCGCCCGCAGCTGGTCCATGCGCCGCAGCACCCCGTCCCCGTAGCTGGGGAAGCGGAAGTGCAGGCGTTCGCCGGCCGGGGCCATCCTGGCACagctggggagagatgggggtcagacaccccccagcccagatcgGGGGATGAGTGGGCGGGGTTTTACGGGGAGGGGCAGAACattgttggggtgggggagaggccggttattatggggtgggggaggggcggtattgtggggggaggggcggtattgtggggggaggggggttgttgaggtgggtgggggaggggcactagATTCCTCGGGTCTCAGCCCCGCTCTCACCCTGGGAGCCCCCCCCCGTGTTATTCCCGACCCGTCTTTACGCCATTTGCGTAGCCACCTCCAGTCTCGGCGGCGGCCGCTCCTCCACGCCCGCGTACTTCGCGCTCTAAGCACCGCGCTCCGCCGTTTGCGCAGCGGCCCGGCTG contains:
- the LOC135892269 gene encoding zinc finger and BTB domain-containing protein 12-like: MAALARRAAAGRGRCARMAPAGERLHFRFPSYGDGVLRRMDQLRAQRRFCDVTVQVNELRVPGHRVVFAACSPFLRDQFLLSDSPEVSVSLLQSPEIGRQLLLSCYTGSLEVPLPELVNYLTAASFLQMGHVVERCTQAVSRYLVPKAEAAPGVREGAEEEEGASPSPLPARQQDGAEGAGDFLACRSRSSPSSPEISLPLLNSAVEITRRYLQGCYEDEAAPGGPFPCPPPPVQPGGPWRGCPLRRRHLEPARKDRPAGLGAGRKAPELERPYRCPRCDGLFPQLGGFVSHVREHKLFLCLRCAKVFSQKSNLTRHLRVHTGFKPFQCPVCRKCFTQNATLQDHLNLHSGRKPHRCNYCAVHFTHKPGLRRHLKELHGKSTLQNSHEESEEIAGACD